A stretch of the Uranotaenia lowii strain MFRU-FL chromosome 3, ASM2978415v1, whole genome shotgun sequence genome encodes the following:
- the LOC129752817 gene encoding uncharacterized protein LOC129752817: MENNGMLSNPDQLTCAEIATGNCHLCSGSDSLDNLVGCDECSVWAHYGCAGVSSAVEATDRSWKCERCKSKSNSEVPNKPKSRCSKRSSRAELELQKLKEEKDLQLKALEEEEKARREFQQKKTQIEAEYLRKKYVCIEASEEGSVKSRSSQGRSKQIVENWLEKSPTEPTPEFELPAQLSADHLPRLTDNIRSEKSIIPNVGTPEQCSLIPTSSSTPHSRQIRPTARTQPAPLISQDLRNYLDVIPPIVSGTTNTRLVPRVSFPNQGTFPKPAPNVASLGSWEAFNSISLSGKSLNQPPNAHGSPLSTITEESRLSDELQLNHAQSIPNCTPISLNFPSLPSQGDTLSQMRLPFTHSVEYQAGYAIPRAPQLLIDASASASGNTFRPNISPITQPGSKVTWVSYPGTAVPIPSVSVNSPMLPTAILHDAGPTTGDMFPQNTNLSLNPFKTNQVERSCGPTSAQLAARQTMQCRDLPNFSGDPEEWPLFFCTYKNSTEMCGYNNAENLARLQRCLTGQARESVKSQLLSPALVPEIIETLQMCYGRPELLIDAMLMTLRNTPCPKHENLQSIITYGLAVKNTVAYMMNAELVDHLSNPSLLKELVGKLPTQFQIEWSRFKRQSTKVNVATFGEYMSELVAVTADLVTPKNTGSLEKVGKTSRNNQKLFLHSDVQDTNTQETAIDDIAHQKACAYCVDPAHQVANCQLFQALDIDGRWKAIKRKGMCWTCLVPHKKWPCRSNKECRVDGCRSRHHVLLHSPSGTKPKDISTQAQQKPPSETAHQNHHLTSSEAMFRYLPVTVFGPDKKIDTYAFLDDGSSSTLVEGSLAKELGVSGPRDTLWLTWTDNISREERESQRISLEISGRGMDNKFKIENIRTVKQLKLPSQSFDYLKMQKKYSHLKGLPLESYFDAVPKIIIGIDHVHLLTTLRVREGHSGDPVGTKTRLGWSVFGKQKEFELDEVGLNFHMESDQSAVGEDQSLHELMGNFFSLEDQVEHSTRETASEIRAREILEKTTTRIGKRFETGLLWKYDYRCFPDSYPTAERRLRGLEKRLAKDPQLEENVRQQVASYIEKGYAHLATNEELEQTNPDHVWYLPLGVVRNPKKPEKIRLIWDAAARTNGVSLNDMLVKGPDMLTSLPAVLTRFRQRNIAITGDIREMFHQVRIRSEDKQAQRFLFRNNPKTLPQIYVMDVATFGATCSPCIAQFIKNKNAEQYAETLPEAAEAIINGHYVDDYLESLDTPEEAVERMKQVQYIHRMGGFELRNFLSNSEEVLEELGVTNQLIDKSLLLDPGKDREEVAERVLGMIWKPKTDTFTFGTAVPPGIEPLITGGTIPTKRQVLRTIMSLYDPLGLVAHFIVHGKIMMQEIWKYGASWDEPIPDELQASWIQWTGLLRKLNEVSVPRCFFPGMKFLSSTELQLHVLVDASEAAFASVAYLRIVDNDTPRCALVAAKTKVAPLKPLSMPRSELQAAMIGATLMSNVVKMIKLPVTKRFLWTDSLTVLSWLRTDSRRYHSYVSYRVGEILTKTTVSEWRFVPSKLNVADDATKWGNGPSFSPECRWFTGPDFLHQSEEMWPKDRSCSPPRDELKTVFLNHHGHLRIPLVVFANFSRWDRLLRSMAYVVRAGKKFKKIPASGPITAAEFQAAETFLWKEVQAEVFAEEYAILENNKNKNEQLPIPKSSQLYKLSPYIDEDGVIRMNSRIGAANFAPFEAKYPIILPKNHHLTYLLVNSYHRCYLHCNNETVCNEIHQRFRIPNLRVVVRHVANNCPLCRIRRAKPKPPMMAPLPTGRLAPYTKPFTHTGIDYFGPILVKQNRSLVKRWGALFTCLTIRAVHIEIVHSLSSNSCIMAIRRFVARRGSPLSFYSDNGTNFKGASNILTAELREVHEKCAITFTNASTQWNFNPPVAPHMGGAWERMVRSIKVAMNAIGEHPRNPCDEVLETVALEAEAIVNSRPLTYVPLGNTDAEALTPNHFLLYGEKCITQPIRPVKLDGAALRDSWRLSQTLVDMFWLRWIREYLPVIARRTKWFDPIKPLEAGDVVLIVNEKRRNGWERGLIIEVVKGADGQVRQAYVQSGNGIIRRPATVLALLDVSSSTEGSS, encoded by the coding sequence ATGGAAAACAACGGTATGTTGTCGAATCCCGACCAGCTAACTTGTGCGGAAATCGCTACAGGAAACTGTCATCTATGTTCCGGATCAGACAGTCTGGACAATCTTGTCGGCTGTGACGAGTGCTCAGTTTGGGCGCACTATGGTTGCGCAGGAGTTTCCTCCGCGGTAGAAGCCACGGATCGTAGTTGGAAATGCGAGCGATGTAAGTCGAAATCTAATTCGGAAGTGCCAAACAAACCCAAGTCACGATGTAGCAAACGATCTTCACGCGCCGAACTGGAGCTGCAAAAACTAAAAGAAGAAAAGGATTTGCAACTTAAGGCATTAGAAGAAGAGGAGAAGGCCAGAAGAGAGTTTCAACAAAAGAAAACGCAGATTGAAGCCGAATATCTGCGaaagaaatatgtttgtatagaagCATCGGAAGAAGGAAGCGTCAAAAGTCGATCGAGTCAGGGTAGAAGTAAACAGATCGTGGAAAACTGGTTGGAGAAAAGCCCGACGGAACCAACACCGGAGTTTGAGCTACCAGCACAGTTATCCGCAGATCATCTACCCAGGTTAACGGATAACATTCGATCGGAAAAGAGTATAATTCCCAACGTAGGGACACCTGAACAATGCAGCTTAATACCAACATCTTCGTCTACACCGCATAGCAGGCAGATTCGGCCAACCGCCAGGACACAACCTGCTCCATTGATTTCACAAGATTTGAGGAATTATTTGGATGTAATCCCACCCATTGTTAGTGGCACCACAAATACCCGTCTAGTTCCACGAGTGAGTTTTCCCAATCAAGGAACCTTCCCGAAACCAGCACCGAATGTGGCCTCCTTGGGAAGCTGGGAAGCCTTTAACAGTATCAGTTTATCCGGAAAGTCTTTAAATCAACCGCCAAATGCGCATGGAAGTCCCCTGTCGACTATTACCGAGGAGTCTAGGTTGTCTGATGAGCTTCAGTTGAATCATGCTCAGTCCATACCTAACTGTACACCAATTAGCCTCAACTTTCCTTCGTTGCCCTCTCAAGGAGATACGTTATCTCAAATGAGATTACCGTTCACCCATTCAGTGGAATATCAGGCAGGTTACGCGATACCCAGAGCGCCACAGTTACTAATTGATGCTTCGGCATCGGCATCAGGTAACACTTTCCGCCCCAATATAAGCCCTATTACCCAACCTGGTTCTAAAGTAACCTGGGTATCCTATCCAGGAACTGCGGTTCCAATTCCAAGTGTAAGTGTCAACTCGCCTATGCTACCGACAGCAATTCTACATGATGCTGGTCCAACAACTGGGGATATGTTCCCACAAAACACAAACCTTTCTTTAAACCCATTTAAAACGAACCAAGTAGAGAGAAGCTGTGGACCGACCAGCGCACAGCTAGCTGCCCGGCAAACAATGCAATGCAGGGACCTGCCAAATTTTTCGGGAGATCCAGAAGAGTGGCCACTATTCTTTTGCACGTATAAGAACAGCACCGAAATGTGTGGGTACAATAATGCGGAAAATTTAGCTAGACTTCAGAGATGTCTGACGGGCCAAGCACGAGAATCCGTAAAAAGTCAACTACTTAGTCCCGCACTTGTGCCGGAAATTATTGAAACATTGCAAATGTGTTACGGGCGCCCTGAACTTTTAATCGACGCTATGCTGATGACTTTGCGTAATACTCCGTGTCCGAAACATGAAAACCTTCAATCAATAATTACATATGGGCTAGCAGTGAAAAATACGGTTGCATACATGATGAATGCCGAGCTCGTGGACCATCTCTCAAATCCGTCGCTATTGAAGGAGCTTGTCGGAAAGCTTCCCACTCAATTCCAAATCGAATGGTCACGCTTCAAAAGACAAAGCACGAAAGTCAACGTGGCAACCTTTGGAGAGTATATGTCCGAGCTAGTTGCTGTAACGGCAGATCTAGTAACTCCGAAAAATACTGGTTCCTTAGAGAAAGTTGGAAAGACAAGTCGAAataaccaaaaactttttttgcactCGGATGTCCAAGACACGAACACACAAGAGACCGCAATCGACGATATAGCCCACCAAAAGGCCTGTGCGTATTGTGTAGACCCCGCCCATCAAGTGGCAAATTGCCAGCTATTTCAAGCCCTTGATATTGACGGAAGATGGAAGGCTATCAAGCGTAAAGGAATGTGCTGGACCTGTCTAGTTCCTCACAAGAAATGGCCTTGTCGGTCTAACAAAGAATGTCGAGTAGATGGATGTAGATCCAGACACCACGTTTTGTTACATTCTCCTTCTGGAACTAAACCAAAGGATATATCCACCCAAGCTCAACAAAAACCTCCGTCCGAAACGGCCCACCAAAATCATCATTTGACATCATCAGAGGCTATGTTTCGTTATTTGCCTGTAACCGTTTTCGGACCAGACAAAAAGATCGACACCTACGCTTTCCTCGACGACGGCTCATCCTCGACCCTTGTTGAAGGCTCGTTAGCTAAAGAACTCGGCGTGTCAGGTCCACGCGATACTTTATGGCTCACATGGACTGATAACATCAGTCGTGAGGAAAGAGAATCTCAGCGTATCTCGTTGGAGATTTCAGGACGAGGAATGGACAATAAATTCAAGATTGAAAATATACGAACCGTAAAACAGCTGAAACTGCCTAGTCAATCATTCGACTACCTAAAGATGCAAAAGAAGTATTCGCATTTGAAAGGACTTCCTTTGGAAAGCTACTTTGACGCGGTTCCTAAAATAATTATCGGAATAGATCACGTGCACTTGCTCACGACACTCAGGGTCAGAGAAGGACACAGCGGAGATCCAGTTGGCACCAAAACGCGATTAGGTTGGTCCGTATTCGGTAAACAGAAAGAATTTGAATTAGATGAGGTCGGGCTAAACTTTCACATGGAATCCGATCAATCAGCTGTAGGTGAAGATCAATCGTTACATGAATTGATGGGAAATTTCTTTAGTCTGGAGGACCAAGTTGAACACTCGACTCGAGAAACTGCTTCCGAAATTCGGGCACGTGAGATTctggaaaaaacaacaacgcGTATTGGGAAGCGATTCGAAACCGGGCTACTCTGGAAATACGACTATCGTTGTTTTCCAGACAGCTATCCTACCGCGGAACGAAGGTTACGGGGTTTGGAGAAACGTCTGGCTAAAGATCCACAGTTGGAAGAGAATGTGCGGCAACAAGTAGCAAGTTACATCGAAAAAGGTTATGCTCATCTTGCGACGAACGAGGAGCTCGAGCAAACGAATCCCGATCACGTCTGGTATCTACCTTTAGGTGTTGTAAGAAACccaaaaaaaccagaaaaaatcagACTTATTTGGGACGCAGCAGCGAGAACCAACGGCGTCTCACTTAACGACATGCTGGTCAAAGGCCCCGATATGCTTACCTCGTTACCAGCAGTATTGACAAGATTCCGACAGCGAAACATAGCCATAACCGGTGACATCAGAGAAATGTTTCACCAAGTCAGAATCAGATCCGAGGACAAGCAAGCACAAAGATTCTTATTCAGAAATAATCCCAAAACCTTACCACAAATATACGTGATGGATGTTGCAACATTTGGGGCAACTTGTTCCCCTTGTATCGCCCAATTCATCAAGAATAAGAATGCTGAACAGTATGCTGAGACGTTGCCGGAGGCGGCCGAAGCCATAATAAATGGACACTATGTGGATGATTATCTGGAAAGCCTCGATACCCCAGAGGAAGCTGTCGAAAGGATGAAACAAGTTCAATACATACATCGCATGGGCGGTTTTGAACTAcgcaattttttatcaaattcagaaGAGGTGTTGGAAGAGCTAGGAGTTACGAATCAACTGATAGACAAGTCTTTGTTACTAGATCCAGGAAAAGATAGAGAGGAAGTAGCAGAAAGAGTGTTAGGCATGATTTGGAAACCAAAGACGGATACGTTTACTTTCGGAACTGCGgttccaccaggaatcgaaccatTGATTACTGGAGGAACAATACCGACCAAAAGGCAAGTGCTTCGTACGATCATGAGCCTGTATGACCCGCTAGGTTTGGTGGCACACTTCATCGTCCACGGAAAAATAATGATGCAGGAGATTTGGAAGTACGGAGCCTCTTGGGACGAACCGATTCCTGACGAGCTTCAGGCTAGCTGGATACAGTGGACAGGGCTCCTGAGAAAACTGAATGAAGTAAGCGTTCCGAGGTGCTTCTTTCCGGGGATGAAATTCCTTTCATCAACTGAACTTCAACTGCACGTACTAGTAGATGCCAGTGAAGCGGCCTTTGCAAGTGTTGCCTACCTTCGAATTGTGGATAACGACACCCCTCGTTGTGCTCTTGTTGCAGCCAAGACAAAAGTAGCCCCACTTAAACCACTTTCCATGCCGCGATCTGAATTACAAGCTGCGATGATCGGCGCCACACTTATGTCTAATGTTGTAAAAATGATAAAGCTACCAGTAACGAAGCGTTTCCTTTGGACAGattctttgacagttttgtctTGGTTGCGAACAGATAGTCGGCGTTACCATTCTTATGTTTCGTATCGAGTTGGAGAAATTCTCACAAAAACAACCGTTAGCGAATGGCGATTTGTTCCTTCGAAGTTGAACGTAGCTGATGATGCAACCAAGTGGGGAAATGGACCTAGTTTTTCTCCCGAATGCCGATGGTTCACTGGCCCAGATTTTCTTCATCAATCCGAAGAAATGTGGCCAAAAGATAGAAGTTGTTCTCCGCCTCGAGACGAATTAAAAACTGTGTTCCTTAATCATCATGGACATTTGAGAATACCGCTTGTTGTCTTCGCAAACTTTTCTCGATGGGATCGCTTATTGCGGTCAATGGCCTATGTAGTAAGagcaggaaaaaaatttaaaaaaattcctgcATCTGGACCCATTACCGCAGCAGAGTTTCAGGCTGCAGAAACGTTCCTATGGAAAGAAGTACAAGCAGAGGTATTTGCAGAAGAGTATGCAATCCTGGAAaacaataagaataaaaatgagCAACTGCCAATACCGAAATCTAGTCAACTTTACAAGCTATCCCCGTACATCGATGAAGACggcgtgattcgaatgaacagCAGGATTGGGGCAGCCAACTTCGCCCCTTTCGAAGCTAAGTATCCCATTATTCTTCCTAAAAACCACCACCTCACTTACCTCCTCGTCAACAGCTACCACCGGTGCTACCTGCATTGCAATAACGAAACAGTGTGCAATGAAATCCACCAACGTTTCCGCATACCCAATTTACGCGTGGTAGTTAGACATGTAGCCAATAATTGTCCGTTGTGTCGAATTCGCAGAGCTAAACCAAAACCACCGATGATGGCCCCTCTTCCGACTGGTCGTCTGGCTCCTTATACCAAGCCTTTCACTCATACGGGAATCGACTATTTTGGCCCGATACTAGTGAAGCAAAACCGTAGCCTGGTGAAACGCTGGGGTGCACTCTTCACCTGTCTAACGATAAGAGCAGTCCACATCGAAATTGTACACAGTCTTTCCTCAAACTCCTGCATTATGGCAATACGGAGATTTGTAGCTCGTCGAGGATCCCCTTTGTCATTTTATTCGGACAATGGAACCAATTTCAAAGGAGCAAGCAATATCCTGACTGCAGAATTGCGTGAAGTTCACGAAAAATGTGCAATAACCTTCACGAACGCGAGTACTCAGTGGAATTTCAATCCTCCTGTCGCGCCCCATATGGGAGGCGCCTGGGAGCGTATGGTCCGTTCAATTAAGGTGGCTATGAATGCGATTGGTGAACATCCTAGGAATCCCTGTGATGAAGTGCTGGAAACGGTTGCGCTAGAGGCTGAAGCTATAGTGAACTCTCGACCACTGACCTATGTCCCTCTTGGAAACACAGATGCCGAAGCACTTACGCCTAACCATTTCCTGCTATACGGAGAAAAATGTATAACGCAACCAATTCGTCCAGTGAAACTCGATGGAGCAGCTTTACGTGATAGTTGGCGCTTGTCACAAACTTTGGTCGATATGTTTTGGCTCAGATGGATTCGAGAGTATTTACCAGTGATTGCTCGTCGCACGAAATGGTTCGACCCAATCAAACCTTTAGAAGCCGGGGATGTCGTCCTTATTGTCAACGAAAAAAGACGAAATGGTTGGGAACGCGGATTGATAATAGAAGTCGTTAAAGGAGCAGATGGGCAAGTACGGCAGGCATACGTGCAAAGCGGAAATGGAATTATCCGTCGACCAGCAACGGTACTAGCTCTGCTGGATGTTAGTAGTTCAACAGAAGGAAGTTCTTGA